One genomic window of Serinus canaria isolate serCan28SL12 chromosome 4, serCan2020, whole genome shotgun sequence includes the following:
- the ING2 gene encoding inhibitor of growth protein 2: MCCWRGGMMLAGPQLVAGPAAPGGERARLLSLYVQDYLECVESLPLDIQRNASLLREMDTQCQEALKEIDDVYEKYKSENDPVQKKRLQQHLQRALINSQELGDEKIQIVTQMLELVENRARQMETHSQCFQDLSENEKPLEKAKMESCQPERSSRRPRRQRTSESRDLCHIANGIDDCDDQPPKEKRSKSSKKKKRSKAKQEREVSPVEFAIDPNEPTYCLCNQVSYGEMIGCDNEQCPIEWFHFSCVGLTYKPKGKWYCPKCRGDNEKTMDKCTDKSKKDRRSR; this comes from the exons atGTGCTGCTGGCGGGGAGGGATGATGCTGGCGGGGCCACAGCTGGtggcggggccggcggcgccGGGCGGGGAGCGGGCCCGGCTGCTCTCGCTCTACGTGCAGGACTACCTGGAGTGCGTGGAGTCTCTGCCGCTGGACATCCAGCGCAACGCCTCGCTGTTGCGGGAGATGGACACGCAGTGCCAAG aagCGTTAAAAGAAATAGATGATGTCTATGAAAAATACAAGTCAGAAAACGATCCTGTTCAGAAGAAACGCTTGCAGCAGCATCTTCAGCGTGCATTAATCAACAGTCAAGAACTTGGAgatgaaaaaattcaaatagtTACTCAGATGCTAGAACTGGTGGAGAACAGAGCCCGTCAAATGGAAACACACTCTCAGTGTTTTCAAGATCTGTCTGAGAACGAAAAGCCTCTAGAAAAGGCCAAGATGGAGTCCTGCCAGCCAGAGAGATCCTCGCGTAGGCCTCGTCGCCAGCGAACCAGCGAAAGCCGCGACCTGTGCCACATAGCCAATGGTATCGATGACTGCGATGACCAGCCACCTAAAGAGAAAAGATCCAAAtcttccaagaagaaaaagcGCTCCAAAGCCAAACAGGAGAGAGAGGTTTCACCTGTAGAATTTGCAATTGATCCCAATGAACCGACTTACTGCTTATGCAACCAAGTGTCTTACGGCGAAATGATAGGATGTGACAATGAACAGTGCCCTATTGAGTGGTTCCACTTTTCCTGCGTTGGACTCACGTACAAACCAAAGGGGAAATGGTATTGCCCCAAGTGCAGAGGAGACAATGAGAAAACGATGGACAAATGTACTGACAAATCAAAAAAAGATAGGAGATCGAGGTAG